CGACGGGAGTGGCACCATCCTGCTGAGGTTGTTCCTCAGGCGGGTTACGGAAGCGATCTTCCGCGTGGCTCGCACGACACCCACCGGGAAACTCCCGCACCCGGCCACAATCGCGATGGACGAGCAACCCAGTTACGGCCGCATGAATTACCTGATGCGCCTGACGGGCACCATGCGGTCGTACAACCTGTCCATTCTGTTCGGCATTCAGAACAACGCTCAGGGCAAGCTGGTCTACGGTTCGGACTACTGGGACGCGATCAGCGAGAACGTCATCAGCCGCCGGATTGCCCTCCCGCGCGGTCTGACCGGGTCAGACGCGGAGGACATCGCGCTCGATGGTGGGCTGGAGGAGGGAACCCGGTGGATGGTGTATTGGAGGTCGCTGCCTGAAGCGAAGCTGCTATGGGCGCACCCGGACCTGCGGGAGGCCTGGCGGACGTATGGGATTGTGGACCGGTACTGGTAAGGTGCCTGAATGTCTGAATCTGGCGAGTCGCTGGCCCCTGAGGCCTTCGATGATCTCCTCAAGGAAATTCGTGTGCTGCTTTCAGGTTCCCAAGTGCTCTCAGCGTTTCTCGTGACGCTCCCGTTCAGCAGCGGTTTTGCTCGACTCGACGTCATGGAAAGGAACATTTATGCCGCAACTTTCCTCTCGGCACTGCTGAGCCTCGTTCTCTTCGCGACACCTGCGGCCTACCACCGCCTGGTGTGGCCGATTCCGAACCGGCGTCAGTTCAAGCAAATGGGGACGCGAATGGTGATCGTGGGCCTTGTTCCTTTGTCGATGTCTCTGATTCTAGGGTCCCATCTGGTCTTGAATGAGGTGCTCGGGGACAGAAAGACGAACATATTGACAGCTGGCGTTGCGGCCGCGATCGGCCTGTTGTGGTGGGTGTGGCCGCTGGTTCAGCGAGCACTTCTTCACGGGTTCGGGAGATGAGGAAGCACCCTTCACTCCGTAGCTTTCACACATGCATTCGCTCCATATGCACG
The Deinococcus malanensis DNA segment above includes these coding regions:
- a CDS encoding type IV secretory system conjugative DNA transfer family protein, producing MEACFKRPTLIYVAVNQEDMLDGSGTILLRLFLRRVTEAIFRVARTTPTGKLPHPATIAMDEQPSYGRMNYLMRLTGTMRSYNLSILFGIQNNAQGKLVYGSDYWDAISENVISRRIALPRGLTGSDAEDIALDGGLEEGTRWMVYWRSLPEAKLLWAHPDLREAWRTYGIVDRYW
- a CDS encoding DUF6328 family protein — protein: MSESGESLAPEAFDDLLKEIRVLLSGSQVLSAFLVTLPFSSGFARLDVMERNIYAATFLSALLSLVLFATPAAYHRLVWPIPNRRQFKQMGTRMVIVGLVPLSMSLILGSHLVLNEVLGDRKTNILTAGVAAAIGLLWWVWPLVQRALLHGFGR